A genomic window from Sanguibacter antarcticus includes:
- the arc gene encoding proteasome ATPase, whose product MSDMSATSSRGDRDEQARRIATLSAQNERLVQVLGDARGKLVELQQQIDDLAKPPGTYAVFLGAHEDGTVDIMSAGRKMHVGASPSVDLDALRPGQEVKLNEALTVVAACGYETVGELVTVKELLDDGRALVVGRTDDERVVRLAGALVDGPLRVGDALTLDSRSGFVFERIPTAEVEDLVLEEVPDIDYSDIGGLGPQIEQIRDAVELPFNHPDLFREHGLRPPKGILLYGPPGCGKTLIAKAVAHSLAAAVDRRAAEKATLDGGETSSIVETSAQSKSYFLNIKGPELLNKYVGETERHIRLIFARAREKASQGSPVVVFFDEMESLFRTRGTGLSSDVETTIVPQLLSEIDGVERLENVIVIGASNREDMIDPAILRPGRLDVKIKIERPDAEGAREIFGKYLTADLPIHASDLAEHDGDAAAAFTAMIQRVVERMYLDSEENQFLEVTYASGDKETLYFKDFSSGAMIQNIVDRAKKSAIKDFLSTGQRGIRVEHLITACLDEFKENEDLPNTTNPDDWARISGKKGERIVFIRTIVQNKTGKGKSTSGRTIDTVTNTGQYL is encoded by the coding sequence ATGAGTGACATGTCAGCGACGTCGTCCCGAGGGGACCGCGACGAACAGGCCCGGCGTATCGCCACGTTGTCCGCCCAGAACGAGCGCCTCGTCCAGGTCCTCGGGGACGCCCGCGGGAAGCTCGTCGAGCTGCAGCAGCAGATCGACGACCTCGCCAAGCCCCCCGGCACGTACGCGGTCTTCCTCGGCGCGCACGAGGACGGCACGGTCGACATCATGTCCGCCGGTCGCAAGATGCACGTCGGCGCGAGCCCCTCGGTGGACCTCGACGCGCTCCGGCCCGGTCAAGAGGTCAAGCTCAACGAGGCACTGACCGTCGTTGCCGCGTGCGGTTACGAGACGGTCGGAGAGCTCGTCACCGTGAAAGAGCTCCTCGACGACGGTCGCGCGCTCGTCGTGGGACGCACCGACGACGAGCGGGTGGTCCGGCTCGCGGGCGCGCTCGTCGACGGTCCGCTGCGGGTCGGCGACGCACTGACGCTCGACTCACGGTCAGGGTTTGTCTTCGAACGCATCCCCACTGCAGAGGTCGAGGACCTCGTGCTCGAGGAGGTGCCGGACATCGACTACTCGGACATCGGTGGCCTCGGCCCGCAGATCGAACAGATCCGCGACGCGGTCGAGCTTCCCTTCAACCACCCGGACCTCTTCCGGGAGCACGGCCTGCGCCCACCGAAGGGGATCCTTCTCTACGGACCTCCCGGGTGTGGCAAGACGCTCATCGCCAAGGCCGTCGCCCACTCGCTCGCTGCGGCGGTCGACCGTCGTGCCGCCGAGAAGGCCACCCTCGACGGCGGAGAGACCAGCTCGATCGTCGAGACCTCGGCCCAGTCGAAGAGCTATTTCCTCAACATCAAGGGACCAGAGCTCCTCAACAAGTACGTCGGCGAGACCGAGCGCCACATCCGGCTCATCTTCGCCCGCGCTCGAGAGAAGGCGTCGCAGGGGAGCCCCGTCGTCGTGTTCTTCGACGAGATGGAGTCGCTCTTCCGCACCCGCGGGACGGGCCTCTCCTCCGACGTCGAGACGACGATCGTCCCGCAGCTGCTCAGCGAGATCGACGGGGTCGAGCGCCTCGAGAACGTCATCGTCATCGGTGCCTCCAACCGCGAGGACATGATCGACCCCGCCATCTTGCGTCCAGGTCGGCTCGACGTGAAGATCAAGATCGAGCGCCCCGACGCCGAGGGCGCACGCGAGATCTTCGGCAAGTACCTCACCGCCGACCTTCCGATCCATGCAAGCGACCTCGCTGAGCACGACGGCGACGCGGCCGCCGCCTTCACGGCGATGATCCAGCGCGTGGTCGAGCGGATGTACCTCGACAGCGAAGAGAACCAGTTCCTCGAGGTCACCTACGCGTCCGGTGACAAGGAGACCCTGTACTTCAAGGACTTCAGCTCGGGCGCGATGATCCAGAACATCGTCGACCGTGCAAAGAAGTCAGCGATCAAGGACTTCCTGTCCACCGGTCAGCGAGGGATCCGGGTCGAGCACCTCATCACCGCGTGCCTGGACGAGTTCAAGGAGAACGAGGACCTGCCCAACACGACCAACCCTGACGACTGGGCGCGGATCTCCGGCAAGAAGGGCGAACGGATCGTCTTCATCCGAACAATCGTCCAGAACAAGACCGGCAAGGGAAAGAGCACGTCGGGCCGCACCATCGACACCGTGACGAACACCGGCCAGTACCTCTGA